The Homo sapiens chromosome 5, GRCh38.p14 Primary Assembly genome includes a window with the following:
- the LOC124901030 gene encoding uncharacterized protein LOC124901030 produces the protein MPSAASKGCQGGAARGGAAPPFRVFVAAAERAREARGKSTVKPPAAPWTGEVGAGSRWGRGLGGAGKAQPLPEVDPAAALSPAGNGVQSLNKCGALLRPARSRTPRHPHCARKSWSQSQERTFQKQTINKHRRHTSVKSVPRCELNRGDVMASEWVVNSDGLVRRGLAEQVPLKPKSEGRAGTCGRRSLSEPRIAGFPGEVGRGGITARRTEGAGAVGVFGRDARPHQSASGGR, from the coding sequence ATGCCCAGCGCGGCCTCCAAGGGCTGCCAGGGAGGTGCCGCGAGGGGCGGCGCCGCTCCGCCGTTCCGGGTTTTCGTGGCAGCTGCAGAAAGAGCGAGGGAAGCAAGAGGGAAAAGCACAGTCAAACCCCCTGCTGCTCCGTGGACAGGCGAGGTGGGAGCGGGTTCGCGCTGGGGGCGGGGCCTAGGCGGGGCCGGGAAAGCCCAGCCCCTACCTGAAGTGGACCCGGCTGCGGCGCTCTCCCCGGCCGGGAACGGTGTTCAGTCACTCAACAAATGTGGAGCCCTACTGCGACCCGCCCGATCCCGGACGCCGAGACACCCGCACTGCGCCAGAAAATCATGGTCCCAGTCCCAGGAGCGGACATTCCAGAAACAGACCATAAATAAACACAGAAGACACACGAGTGTAAAGTCAGTGCCCCGCTGCGAATTAAATCGGGGTGATGTGATGGCGAGTGAGTGGGTAGTTAATTCGGATGGCTTGGTTAGACGAGGCCTCGCTGAGCAGGTGCCACTGAAGCCGAAGTCTGAAGGCAGAGCAGGAACCTGCGGGCGAAGGTCGCTATCTGAACCGCGAATCGCTGGTTTCCCTGGGGAGGTTGGCCGCGGAGGGATCACTGCTCGAAGGACCGAGGGAGCGGGCGCTGTAGGTGTTTTCGGCAGAGATGCCCGCCCGCATCAGAGTGCCTCAGGAGGGCGGTGA